Part of the Bacillus sp. (in: firmicutes) genome is shown below.
TCAGATCCAAACGTAAAAGGTATTTTTGTCAATATTTTCGGCGGCATTATGAAGTGTGACGTCATTGCGACAGGTGTTGTAGAAGCAGCAAAGCAAGTTGGACTAACTGTTCCTTTAGTCGTTCGATTAGAGGGAACAAATGTTGATTTAGGAAAGAACATTTTAGCTGAATCTGATATTGAAATCGTTGCAGCAGAGTCTATGGCGGATGGTGCGCAAAAAATTGTATCTTTAGTTGGATAATTTAGGGGGAAATGTAAAACAAAGGGAGGATTTGTCGTGGGAATATTTGTTAACAAACACACAAAAGTAATTGTGCAGGGCATAACAGGGAAAACAGCCCGATTTCATACTGCACAAATGTTAGAATACGGAACAAAGATTGTCGGAGGAACTTCCCCTGGTAAGGGTGGTACAGAGGTAGAAGGTGTGCCTGTATTTGATACCGTTGAAGAGGCAGTGAAAAGAACCGGGGCAAACGCCTCCGTCATTTATGTTGCCGCACCATTTGCTGCTGATGCCATCATCGAGGCTGTAGACGCTGAAATTGATCTTGTTATTTGTATAACTGAGCATATCCCTGTCTTAGATATGGTAAAAGTAAAGCGCTATATGGAGGGCAAGAAAACACGCCTAGTCGGACCAAACTGCCCTGGTGTCATTACCGCTGATGAATGCAAAATCGGCATTATGCCTGGTTATATTCATAAAAAGGGTCATGTCGGTGTTGTTTCTCGCTCTGGAACACTAACATATGAAGCTGTACATCAATTAACACAAGCTAGTATCGGACAAACTTCGGCAGTAGGTATTGGCGGTGACCCTGTAAATGGAACAAACTTTATCGATGTATTGAAAGCATTTAATGAAGATGAAGAAACGTTAGCTGTCATCATGATTGGTGAAATTGGCGGGAATGCTGAGGAAGAGGCAGCAGAATGGGTTAAAGCTAATATGACAAAACCTGTTGTTGGCTTTATCGGCGGACGTACCGCACCACCTGGAAAACGTATGGGCCATGCAGGTGCGATTATTTCTGGTGGTAAAGGTACCGCAGATGAGAAAATTAGAGTAATGAATGAGTGTGGCATCAAAGTAGCCGAAACTCCTTCCGTTATGGGTGAAACTTTAATCTCCGTTTTAAAAGAAAAAGGTTTATACGAGAAGTGTAAAAATCTATAATAGAAAGGGGGCTAGTCCCCCTACTTTTATACTTTAAGAAAGTATAACTTTTCTAATAAGCGGAGGTTATAATGGAAAAGACGAAAATGCGTTTAGTTCATATTCATAGTTGTCTAGGAGTTGGCTGGAAATCAATCTATAAGTTTATTAAATTCGATTCATCACTTCAATCCATCTTCACATTAAGGAAACACCACTTTCCCTCTTTATTTCAAATGACAGAAAAAAATTCGCATTTATTTTTTACAGACTTGCATTCGAAATCAACTGCTGAAATTCTCGAAGACTTTGAAAAAGAGCAGACACATATTTTAACAATTTTTGATGATGAATATCCTGCCTATTTAAAACAAATATTCGATCCTCCATGGGTTTTATATTTAAAAGGAAGGAAATCACTCTTGGAAAGCAATTGCATCAGCGTAGTAGGTACGCGCACTCCTTCGCCATATGGGTATCACGCGCTGAAGATGCTAATTCCGCCCCTTGTAAAAAACAACTGGACGATTGTTAGCGGTCTCGCTAATGGAGTTGATACGGCTGCACACGTAATAGCCATCAAAGAAAAAGGCAATACAATTGCCGTATTAGGTTCGGGTTTTAACAACATTTACCCGATGAACAATCATATCCTCGCAACAGAAATGTCTACTAAACAATTACTCTTATCAGAATTCCCACCAAATCGAAAGGCCGAAAAATGGCATTTTCCATTAAGAAATCGAATGATTAGCGGCTTATCAAGAGGAACATTGATCATTGAAGCGAAAGAACGTAGCGGCTCTTTAATAACAGCTGAGCAAGCATTGGAGCAAGGAAGGGAGGTTTTCGCTGTGCCTGGTTCTATCTTTGACCCGAATTGCCGCGGCACAAACCGCCTAATTCAACAAGGAGCAAAATTAGTCATAAATGCCGCAAATATTATGGAAGAATTTTGAGTTAAACTATACATTAAATTGGTAAAATGTGAAATGATGTTTGACAAAAGTATGGAAAGTATTTAATAATAATGAAGATTTTATTTTATTTTTACCTCGCTAGGGGGGATGGTAGATGGCAGATTTTTTAGTAATTGTTGAATCGCCAGCAAAAGCGAAAACAATTGAGCGTTATCTTGGACGTAAATATAAAGTGAAAGCATCAATGGGCCATGTTCGTGATTTACCGAAAAGTCAAATGGGTGTTGATATAGAACATCAATTTGAACCGAAGTATATTACAATTCGTGGGAAAGGACCTGTATTAAAAGAGTTGAAAGCCGCAGCAAAAAAAGCGAAGAAAATCTTTCTCGCAGCCGACCCGGACCGCGAAGGGGAAGCGATTGCTTGGCACTTAGCCCATACACTTAATATTGATGAGAATTCTAATTGTCGTGTTGTCTTTAATGAGATAACAATGGATGCGGTTAAAGATGCCTTCAAACATCCAAGGCCTATTAATATCGATTTAGTAAACTCACAGCAAGCAAGGAGAATATTAGATCGACTTGTCGGCTATAATATTAGCCCGATTTTATGGAAAAAGGTAAAAAAGGGGTTAAGTGCAGGACGTGTGCAATCTGTTGCAGTACGCTTAATCATTGACCGTGAAAAAGAAATTGCACAATTTATACCTGAAGAGTATTGGTCCATTAATGGAATGTTCGATGCGGGTGGCGAAACGTTTGAAGCAAACTTCTTCGGAATTGACGGCAGTAAGCTCGATTTACATAACGAAGATGAAGTGAACAATGTTTTGAATCGTATAA
Proteins encoded:
- the dprA gene encoding DNA-protecting protein DprA — translated: MEKTKMRLVHIHSCLGVGWKSIYKFIKFDSSLQSIFTLRKHHFPSLFQMTEKNSHLFFTDLHSKSTAEILEDFEKEQTHILTIFDDEYPAYLKQIFDPPWVLYLKGRKSLLESNCISVVGTRTPSPYGYHALKMLIPPLVKNNWTIVSGLANGVDTAAHVIAIKEKGNTIAVLGSGFNNIYPMNNHILATEMSTKQLLLSEFPPNRKAEKWHFPLRNRMISGLSRGTLIIEAKERSGSLITAEQALEQGREVFAVPGSIFDPNCRGTNRLIQQGAKLVINAANIMEEF
- the sucD gene encoding succinate--CoA ligase subunit alpha, whose translation is MGIFVNKHTKVIVQGITGKTARFHTAQMLEYGTKIVGGTSPGKGGTEVEGVPVFDTVEEAVKRTGANASVIYVAAPFAADAIIEAVDAEIDLVICITEHIPVLDMVKVKRYMEGKKTRLVGPNCPGVITADECKIGIMPGYIHKKGHVGVVSRSGTLTYEAVHQLTQASIGQTSAVGIGGDPVNGTNFIDVLKAFNEDEETLAVIMIGEIGGNAEEEAAEWVKANMTKPVVGFIGGRTAPPGKRMGHAGAIISGGKGTADEKIRVMNECGIKVAETPSVMGETLISVLKEKGLYEKCKNL